A single region of the Triticum dicoccoides isolate Atlit2015 ecotype Zavitan chromosome 2B, WEW_v2.0, whole genome shotgun sequence genome encodes:
- the LOC119364949 gene encoding uncharacterized protein LOC119364949 isoform X3 yields MTTRKAGARLPGRVHGIHDYWAEGRQGGEGEKKGQRKSGAERRRPELAGAGRWRTGAGDGGKAGARRSRAMADGRGRRRDPVRGLVPTTTAAWPREDSTRRRAGAAQEQPWMLRVQGVQGRFGVVPSQAPAIPHLSRCSASRLFSSVAGRFPRRYRKRGSNNSVQQQQHLQGGLGSGCAPRLSQPSRGAPEITT; encoded by the exons ATGACGACGAGGAAGGCCGGAGCGCGGCTTCCCGGGCGGGTTCATGGCATCCACGACTATTGGGCAGAGGGGAGACAAGGAGGCGAGGGAGAGAAGAAGGGACAAAGGAAAAGCGGTGCGGAGAGaagaaggccggagctcgccggagccgggcGATGGCGGACGGGCGCGGGAGACGGagggaaggccggagctcgccggagccgggcGATGGCGGACGGGCGCGGGAGACGGAGGGATCCCGTGCGGGGGCTGGTTCCGACGACCACTGCTGCGTGGCCGCGGGAGGACAGCACGCGCCGTCGCGCCGGAGCCGCCCAG GAGCAACCATGGATGCTCCGCGTTCAAGGTGTACAAGGCCGATTTGGAGTGGTTCCCTCGCAAGCTCCTGCTATTCCCCACCTCTCGCGATGTTCTGCATCTAGATTGTTTTCTTCAGTGGCAGGAAG gtttcCAAGGAGGTACAGAAAGCGAGGTTCAAACAATtcagtgcagcagcagcaacacctccAAG GAGGACTAGGATCTGGCTGTGCTCCACGACTATCACAACCAAGCCGGGGAGCACCAGAGATCACAACTTGA
- the LOC119364949 gene encoding uncharacterized protein LOC119364949 isoform X1 codes for MTTRKAGARLPGRVHGIHDYWAEGRQGGEGEKKGQRKSGAERRRPELAGAGRWRTGAGDGGKAGARRSRAMADGRGRRRDPVRGLVPTTTAAWPREDSTRRRAGAAQVSCVSPLPPLLLSLSLSLSLSLGALIISPPSFVYRSNHGCSAFKVYKADLEWFPRKLLLFPTSRDVLHLDCFLQWQEGFQGGTESEVQTIQCSSSNTSKTGWCPMM; via the exons ATGACGACGAGGAAGGCCGGAGCGCGGCTTCCCGGGCGGGTTCATGGCATCCACGACTATTGGGCAGAGGGGAGACAAGGAGGCGAGGGAGAGAAGAAGGGACAAAGGAAAAGCGGTGCGGAGAGaagaaggccggagctcgccggagccgggcGATGGCGGACGGGCGCGGGAGACGGagggaaggccggagctcgccggagccgggcGATGGCGGACGGGCGCGGGAGACGGAGGGATCCCGTGCGGGGGCTGGTTCCGACGACCACTGCTGCGTGGCCGCGGGAGGACAGCACGCGCCGTCGCGCCGGAGCCGCCCAGGTCTCCTGTGTCTCTCCCCTTCCCCccttgctcctctctctctctctctctctctctctctctctcggagcTCTTATCATCTCACCGCCGTCCTTCGTTTACAGGAGCAACCATGGATGCTCCGCGTTCAAGGTGTACAAGGCCGATTTGGAGTGGTTCCCTCGCAAGCTCCTGCTATTCCCCACCTCTCGCGATGTTCTGCATCTAGATTGTTTTCTTCAGTGGCAGGAAG gtttcCAAGGAGGTACAGAAAGCGAGGTTCAAACAATtcagtgcagcagcagcaacacctccAAG ACTGGGTGGTGCCCTATGATGTGA
- the LOC119364949 gene encoding uncharacterized protein LOC119364949 isoform X2 yields the protein MTTRKAGARLPGRVHGIHDYWAEGRQGGEGEKKGQRKSGAERRRPELAGAGRWRTGAGDGGKAGARRSRAMADGRGRRRDPVRGLVPTTTAAWPREDSTRRRAGAAQVSCVSPLPPLLLSLSLSLSLSLGALIISPPSFVYRSNHGCSAFKVYKADLEWFPRKLLLFPTSRDVLHLDCFLQWQEGFQGGTESEVQTIQCSSSNTSKED from the exons ATGACGACGAGGAAGGCCGGAGCGCGGCTTCCCGGGCGGGTTCATGGCATCCACGACTATTGGGCAGAGGGGAGACAAGGAGGCGAGGGAGAGAAGAAGGGACAAAGGAAAAGCGGTGCGGAGAGaagaaggccggagctcgccggagccgggcGATGGCGGACGGGCGCGGGAGACGGagggaaggccggagctcgccggagccgggcGATGGCGGACGGGCGCGGGAGACGGAGGGATCCCGTGCGGGGGCTGGTTCCGACGACCACTGCTGCGTGGCCGCGGGAGGACAGCACGCGCCGTCGCGCCGGAGCCGCCCAGGTCTCCTGTGTCTCTCCCCTTCCCCccttgctcctctctctctctctctctctctctctctctctcggagcTCTTATCATCTCACCGCCGTCCTTCGTTTACAGGAGCAACCATGGATGCTCCGCGTTCAAGGTGTACAAGGCCGATTTGGAGTGGTTCCCTCGCAAGCTCCTGCTATTCCCCACCTCTCGCGATGTTCTGCATCTAGATTGTTTTCTTCAGTGGCAGGAAG gtttcCAAGGAGGTACAGAAAGCGAGGTTCAAACAATtcagtgcagcagcagcaacacctccAAG GAGGACTAG
- the LOC119364949 gene encoding uncharacterized protein LOC119364949 isoform X4 has protein sequence MASTTIGQRGDKEARERRRDKGKAVRREEGRSSPEPGDGGRARETEGRPELAGAGRWRTGAGDGGIPCGGWFRRPLLRGRGRTARAVAPEPPRSNHGCSAFKVYKADLEWFPRKLLLFPTSRDVLHLDCFLQWQEGFQGGTESEVQTIQCSSSNTSKTGWCPMM, from the exons ATGGCATCCACGACTATTGGGCAGAGGGGAGACAAGGAGGCGAGGGAGAGAAGAAGGGACAAAGGAAAAGCGGTGCGGAGAGaagaaggccggagctcgccggagccgggcGATGGCGGACGGGCGCGGGAGACGGagggaaggccggagctcgccggagccgggcGATGGCGGACGGGCGCGGGAGACGGAGGGATCCCGTGCGGGGGCTGGTTCCGACGACCACTGCTGCGTGGCCGCGGGAGGACAGCACGCGCCGTCGCGCCGGAGCCGCCCAG GAGCAACCATGGATGCTCCGCGTTCAAGGTGTACAAGGCCGATTTGGAGTGGTTCCCTCGCAAGCTCCTGCTATTCCCCACCTCTCGCGATGTTCTGCATCTAGATTGTTTTCTTCAGTGGCAGGAAG gtttcCAAGGAGGTACAGAAAGCGAGGTTCAAACAATtcagtgcagcagcagcaacacctccAAG ACTGGGTGGTGCCCTATGATGTGA